A genomic region of Thermoplasmatales archaeon contains the following coding sequences:
- the argF gene encoding ornithine carbamoyltransferase encodes MKKDLISMLDVKNDLERIINDAIEIKKYGCKRIMEGKIMAMIFEKSSTRTRVSFDVAVKKLGGHSIFLSKNEIQLGRGETIEDTAKVLSKYVDVIVYRAYTHESMKELARHANVPVINALDNAEHPCQVIADFMTIKEKKGRLKDINFVYIGDGNNNMAHSYLLGGAIAGMKVKIVSPKKYWPSEIYVKKARELGGVFEIEELNENSPSDADVVATDTWISMGDEHEKEERIKDFQGYTVNEAFMAKAKKDAIFLHCLPAYYGYEVTKEVAHGKQSVIFEEAWNRLWAQMAILKWIFE; translated from the coding sequence ATGAAGAAAGATTTGATATCAATGCTCGATGTTAAAAATGATTTGGAGAGGATAATAAATGATGCCATAGAAATAAAAAAATACGGTTGCAAAAGAATAATGGAAGGAAAAATTATGGCGATGATTTTCGAAAAAAGTTCAACAAGGACGAGAGTTTCATTTGATGTAGCGGTTAAAAAATTAGGAGGGCATTCAATATTTTTAAGTAAGAATGAAATACAACTTGGAAGAGGGGAAACAATAGAGGATACCGCAAAAGTACTAAGCAAATATGTAGATGTAATAGTTTATAGAGCATATACTCATGAAAGTATGAAAGAATTAGCAAGACATGCGAATGTGCCTGTTATAAATGCCCTCGATAATGCGGAGCATCCCTGCCAGGTGATTGCGGATTTCATGACAATAAAGGAAAAGAAAGGGAGATTGAAAGACATAAATTTCGTGTATATAGGCGATGGAAACAATAATATGGCTCATTCTTATCTGCTTGGAGGAGCAATTGCTGGGATGAAAGTCAAGATTGTTTCTCCAAAAAAATATTGGCCATCTGAGATATATGTAAAAAAAGCGAGAGAGTTAGGAGGGGTTTTTGAGATAGAGGAATTGAATGAAAATTCGCCATCAGATGCGGATGTTGTTGCAACAGATACATGGATTTCGATGGGTGACGAGCATGAGAAAGAAGAGAGAATCAAAGATTTCCAGGGCTATACTGTTAATGAAGCTTTTATGGCGAAGGCAAAGAAAGATGCAATATTTTTACATTGCTTGCCCGCCTATTATGGATATGAAGTTACGAAAGAAGTTGCTCATGGAAAACAATCAGTAATATTTGAGGAAGCATGGAACAGGCTTTGGGCGCAAATGGCTATATTGAAGTGGATTTTTGAATAA
- a CDS encoding inorganic diphosphatase yields MKNLWHDVETGQNPPEIINVIVENPMGSRKKYEYNKKYNIIEFDRIIFSPFHYPGDYGFIPRTYCKDGDPLDALILVTEASHPMVLIKVRPIAVLRMIDENKPDDKIISVPLNDPRFNDIKDKRDLSKHLLREIQHFFKVYKELEGKKVKIKKWGDAKEAKEIILEAMKLYKELIQKSTSI; encoded by the coding sequence ATGAAAAATTTGTGGCATGATGTAGAAACTGGGCAGAATCCTCCTGAAATAATTAATGTAATAGTCGAAAACCCGATGGGCTCTAGAAAAAAATATGAGTATAACAAAAAATACAATATAATAGAATTTGATAGAATAATATTTTCTCCTTTTCATTATCCAGGCGATTATGGATTTATACCTAGAACATATTGCAAGGATGGTGATCCTCTAGATGCTCTTATTTTAGTAACTGAAGCAAGCCACCCGATGGTGCTTATAAAGGTAAGACCTATTGCAGTTTTAAGAATGATAGATGAAAATAAGCCAGATGATAAAATAATTTCAGTTCCTTTAAATGATCCGAGATTTAATGATATAAAAGACAAGAGAGATTTATCAAAACATTTGCTTAGAGAGATACAGCATTTTTTCAAAGTTTATAAGGAGTTGGAGGGTAAGAAAGTTAAGATAAAGAAGTGGGGGGATGCAAAAGAGGCGAAAGAAATAATATTGGAGGCCATGAAGCTTTATAAAGAGCTTATTCAAAAATCCACTTCAATATAG
- a CDS encoding PKD domain-containing protein, whose amino-acid sequence MKKLIVFAVIFAIALANGNSLVADFYWQPNEPTDLQEVQFYDNSTGEVVAWIWYFGDGESSTERNPAHLYKDDGTYTVRLVVWDKNGNMAYNEKIINVLNVPPVAIAGENIISNATVITFNASNSYDLDGCIVNYTWDFGDGSTGYGIVVEHSYNSSGIYNVTLTVIDDDEASDSDEIQVLFDNNPPETNYSIEEIKEWYNKSVEIFLNATDNLAGIYKTFYRIGNDSWKEYNESINISSEGINILRFYSVDNAGNYEQEKNLTIKIDLHPPSTNYSINATYGNEGWIRSTPIISLSASDVLSGVNKTLYKINDGEWEEYKGEINISADGEHIIRFYSIDNAGNREQEKNITLKIDTRAPTMSIVAPEEGYIYIASRKIIPTLFDNTYIIGRFAVEVEANDTRSGMYCIEFLLNNQTLWKDYVSPYSVELPREFPCSFNKLKVVAYDFAGNKAESKEITYLKIL is encoded by the coding sequence ATGAAGAAATTAATAGTATTTGCGGTAATTTTTGCAATTGCGTTGGCAAATGGCAACTCCTTAGTTGCGGATTTTTACTGGCAACCAAACGAACCAACAGATTTACAAGAAGTGCAATTCTATGATAATTCGACTGGTGAAGTGGTTGCATGGATTTGGTATTTTGGAGACGGGGAGAGCAGTACTGAAAGAAACCCTGCACACCTGTATAAGGATGATGGAACATATACGGTAAGGCTTGTTGTATGGGATAAAAATGGAAACATGGCATATAATGAAAAAATTATAAATGTATTAAATGTTCCTCCCGTTGCAATTGCTGGCGAGAATATTATTTCAAACGCAACAGTTATAACATTTAATGCAAGCAATAGCTATGATTTAGATGGATGTATAGTAAATTATACATGGGATTTTGGAGATGGAAGCACTGGATATGGCATCGTTGTTGAGCATTCCTACAATTCATCAGGAATTTATAATGTTACCTTAACTGTGATAGATGATGACGAGGCAAGTGATAGCGACGAAATTCAGGTTTTATTTGATAATAATCCTCCAGAAACAAATTATAGCATTGAAGAAATTAAGGAATGGTACAATAAAAGCGTTGAAATATTTTTAAATGCAACAGATAATCTTGCTGGAATTTATAAAACATTTTATAGAATAGGAAATGATAGCTGGAAGGAGTATAATGAGAGCATCAATATAAGCAGTGAAGGAATAAATATCTTGAGATTTTATAGCGTCGACAACGCTGGGAATTATGAACAGGAAAAAAATTTAACAATAAAAATAGATTTGCATCCACCATCTACAAATTATTCAATAAATGCAACATATGGCAATGAAGGATGGATAAGAAGCACCCCAATAATAAGCTTGAGTGCGAGCGATGTCCTTTCTGGAGTTAATAAAACATTGTACAAAATTAATGACGGAGAATGGGAAGAATATAAGGGAGAAATAAATATCTCCGCTGATGGAGAACATATCATAAGATTTTATAGCATTGACAACGCGGGCAACCGTGAGCAAGAAAAAAACATCACATTAAAAATAGATACAAGGGCGCCAACGATGAGCATTGTTGCACCTGAAGAGGGCTATATTTATATAGCATCGCGCAAGATAATTCCGACACTATTTGATAATACTTATATAATAGGAAGGTTTGCTGTGGAAGTTGAGGCAAATGATACACGCTCTGGAATGTATTGTATTGAATTTCTACTCAACAATCAAACTCTCTGGAAGGATTATGTTTCTCCCTACAGCGTTGAATTGCCAAGAGAATTTCCTTGCTCATTTAATAAATTAAAAGTCGTTGCTTACGACTTTGCGGGAAATAAAGCGGA